In the Ornithodoros turicata isolate Travis chromosome 5, ASM3712646v1, whole genome shotgun sequence genome, GCGCTGCTCGCAAGTCCATCGTGTGCGGTTTAGGAATGATTTGTAGAAACAGCAGGTATGTACACGTTGAACTTGAGTCCATCTTTACATTTACATTTGTAGAGTATGCAAATAGAACATTGATTCATGGTGTGCTTCCAAATTGTTATTCAGGGTTGTTGGcagtttcaaatttgttcgtGGGGCAAGTGTTGTCATTTGTATTTCAGCACCGAGTGTGATACATGAATGAAAGACAGATGTTGAGCAAAGGTCCAGCCTGTACACACTATATTTACGATTCTTTTCTTTCATAATTATCTCATCGAATTTATCTATTGCGTTTGTTCACTTTTATGCAGGCGTAGTCGCAAAGAAAGAACACAAAATGGACGTCGGAACGAAGCGGCTTCCTGCAAGGTTGGAGTGCCTTTCAACAAGTAGGTCGGTCAGTTAATTTTCCCTGCTGTTCACGATAGAGAGCATGGAAAAATGCAACAGTATACTAAAGAAGTCTTGGGCGTGTCAAGTTTTTCGGCAATTATGTTCTTGTGTCCTTATTTATGAATATTTTGAGGGGATTATTCTTATTTGTGCAAGATACACAGCAGAAGCAACACGTATAAACAATTAAAAATGTAGTTGCGTTTAATTAGTATCTTCCCGGTACGTTAAATAAACGTTGTCAGTAAGCTGTAATTGTTGCACTTTTGAACATACATTCTTTGCTCATAAATGCTTTGAAGGCGCAGCATAGCTTCAGTTTCTCTTGAGCCGTAAAAGAAACgaatcaatgaatcaatcaacAGAAGTCCTCTCCGCCTTTGTATGTTTGCCATTTTCAGTCCCCTTATTTTGATGTGGCGCCATTGAACATTGAAGTCACGGTGATGTCTCCACCAGTGCTATGATGTCCACATTGAAATATTTAAATTTGACTGCACATGAGCAAGAGCAAGCTCTGCTCATGTGCAGAGCTTGCGCATTGCAAGTATATGCATTGTATCTTTCGTCTTTTTCAGGCCTGAACATCGGTAGGCAACACACAGAAGGCATGAACATCCTCATATGTGAATAAACCATTATATTCACAACATTTCATTTGCTTGCATGCTGCATACTACGACACTAGCTATGCTCAAGCAGACATGTCGTTGCAACGTTGGAATGCCAGGGGGAAGACGTTGGTGTAACGCCAGAACAACGTTAGAACAGGCGTAGGAACAGCATAGGGGCGAATGTTGCTCAAATGTCGGAACACTGCTGGCCACAATATATTGGAACAATGTGTGGGCATACATTGCACTAACGTTCGAACATTGTGGGATCAGATATTGCTGTAACGTCGGAGCAGTGTCAGTGCAAACATGGGACCAACATATAGGGGCGGACGTTGCTCAAATATCTGAACACTGCTGGGCAGATAATATCGGAACAGTGTGTGGGCATACACCGTACTAACGTTGGGACATTGTTGGAGCAGATGTGATCTAACGTCGGAGCAGTGTCAGCGCAAACGTGGGACCAGCATATCGTGGCAGACGTTGCTCAAATGTCGGGATACTGCTGGGCAGATCATATCTGAACAGTGTTTGGGCATAGATTGCACTAACGTTGGAACACTGTTGGAACAGATGTTGCTGTAACGTCGGAGCAGTGTCAGCGCAAAATTGGGAGCATCATAGTGGCAGATGTTGCCCACATGTCGGAACAATGTAGGGGAGACGTGGGACCAACGTTGGAACCCTAAAATATTGTCGTGATTCCAGCGTTGAGTCGCATACGTTGTAAGGATGTGGTTGTTACGTCAGAAGAAACATTGCTTACCAATGTAGATGTAACATTAAAGGAGGCGACATTCCCACACTGTTCCAACGTTGGAATCCCTCGTTACTCCAACATTGAAGAGTGGAAAAGACAACGTCAGTCCAACGTTGATGCAACATTTCGTGTTACTTGGGCTACTACGGACAAGACACGACAATgattgatttcaacctttattttgTACAACAGCCTCCTCCTATTGGACCAGCTGCATCATAGAGCATGGGTTGATCAATTGCATCAGTGATATCATTGGTCGCTCATGATCGATCCActcattggtccataattctatgCGATCATCTCATGCACTCATTGGTAGCTGGTCACTCAGCTCTCTTGGTAGACTGCAACTGctattggttcatctaactgcaagtggtcactCACACAACTGCTTATTGGTTCCTACTTCTAGAGCTTCCTCATAGCCTCCAAATGCTATTGGCCCGCGCTAACTGCATGCTGCTCACTTCCCACCCTGCTGCTCATTGGCTCACAATGCTTCTgtgcatgctctgacggcgccgaagaaggctccctacatattcaatagatggcgccggcCTCGATACTTGCGGCCTCTTTGCAATGAAGGCTGAGGCTTGTGGGAAAACTACCGCCCTTGCCCAACTGGGCACAGGGCTCCCACTCCCGGGGCCTTCCGCATCCGTTCGCCTCGCCGGAGGTAGTACGAAACAACCATtcaaatagcagagaaacaacaaTTTATTACCATACTTGCATACCCTGCGATGCCAACGATCCGTGACCAGCTCGAGGATCCCCCGGGAAGTGTCACAATACAAACACGCCCGCCTTTTTAAGGGTACCGATGACAGTCTTCAGCGCCCCCTACTACTACACGTGTACGATATCAACGGACGATAAGCGGCTGCACCGGCCGCGAGATAAGTCACTATCACCAAACCCAACACTCCCCCGACCAAAAAACTCGACGTGCCGTCACGGCACTGAAACACAAAAGAGGTCCCAGGGCGCGATCACACACACCAATTCAGTTCATATTTTCAGAGAAGGTCGTCCATCTCGTCGTCGGGGATGTCGATTACGACGTCATTTCCTCTTGGCGGCTCTGCAGGTTGCTGCTCGATGTCCCGTAACATTTCCGGTCTGTGTCTTTGGATGATCGCAAGGGCTGCTACCACATCGGCATCTCGAACCCTCGAAGCCCGGGCGGCCTCTGTCCTGGCGCGGTGGAGGAACGTGGAGGTAGGGGCCTCCTGCGGCGAAAACTTGCTGGATTTCGAGTTTGCTGGGACgcctaaaataaaaaaaaggaaaggtaatACAGGAAAGTGACCAGAAGGAATCTCCTGGCGAAGAGGCGTTGTTGGACCCTCTAATCACTATGAAGCGCGGTCGTGTGAATGACAGCGAACTGAATGCCAGGACGACTCAGGGGCACTAGGTCCTAGTGACCGACGTTTCGGCGGCCACCTACACGGCCTGTAAGGTCGCATACTGTAGGCAGTACTGTATCGGTCGTGAGTCCGTCTGCATGTCGGCGCTCAACCGAAATTAATCCCCGTCGAACACGTGCAACGCGGTTCTAACGCCTGATCCGGCGTAGGCGGGGATGGTATTCGAGTTCAGCTAAGAGGTCGCCTTGTATAGCACGAACCTCCTACGGCATCCTTCCCGGCTGGTGAAGTGACGGGCTCGAAAATTGGGCGAACGCGTGAGTGGCACAGACGGATAGCCGATGCGACCTTCCGCGCTTCAGTCGCAGAGGAAACAACCCTACTGAACGGCCGAAGTGAAGCCCGAACGAATTCTACATGGCTCTCGTCGCAAagctgagtacgcttatgcagctcctTTCGGAAACGGCGTTCGTTATCCGGCAGGAGAAATTCGTTCATGAACCGTGCTGGGAGTCATGGAATGACGTGTAACTCGGCTGCAGCCGATGCCCGCGAACGGCCTCTCCGAGCGTGCCGCCAGCGCAGCTGACGCGGCGTCAGGTAGCAGTAGCGCGTGCACGGTTTCTGCACTGAAGATGGCGACGGGGTTAGGAGGTGTGAATGGATGTCCCGAGCCAGATATTGGAGATTCTAGGAAGAGGCCTTTGGATTCTGAGCTTGATATTGGGGCAACGAAAAGGTCGCATCACGGTGGAGGCAATGGGACATACCACTTCAAGATACTGGTGCCTGCAGTGGCTGCAGGTGCCATCATTGGCAAAGGCGGCGAAACAATTGCACTTCTTCAGAAAGAAGCAGGAGCCAGGGTGAAAATGTCCAAGTCCAATGACTTTTACCCAGGAACGACTGAGCGAGTCTGTCTTATCACAGGAAGCGTAGAAGGTGTACTACGAATTCACGAGTTTATTATGGAGAAAATCAAGGAGAAACCTGACCCCAATGCAAAGATTGCCATCGATTTTGACCACAAACAACCCGCTGAACGTGAGAAGCAGGTGGGTGCTAGCGCTGTGCGGCAAACCCAGCTTTCGCTGACACGTTGCCCTTTGCTGCAGGTGAAGATCCTAGTTCCTAACAGCACAGCTGGAATGATCATTGGCAAAGGGGGTAGCTACATCAAGCAGATCAAAGAAGAAAGCAGTGCTTACGTGCAAATTTCGCAGAAGTCAAAGGACCATGCTCTGGCTGAACGTTGCATCACTGTGATTGGTGAATTGGACAACAACAAGAAGGCCTGCCAGCTGATTCTGGCCCAGATTGTGGAGGACCCACAGAGCGGCAGCTGCCTGCACGTGAGCTATGCTGAAGTGACTGGCCCCGTGGCCAACTTCAACCCCACTGGCTCTCCCTATGCCAATCCATCGAGCGTGCACTCGACGGCTAATAAGAGCAACGCGAGCTACAGTTCTAATGGAAGCCTAAACAGCCTCAGCCCGACTGCCTCTGGCAACTATGGCAGCCCCCCGCAGGGGGCGGTGGCTCAATTCACTGGAATGCCCCCGAACATGAGTGGTAGTGTGGCACAGCTGCTGGAAAACATCAAGGCGATGCTACGGTCCAACGGCTACACAGAGCAGGCCACTGCAGATATTGCGTCTGCCATGGGGACTCTGGCAAGTTACGGCGTCCTCGGGCCGAACCTCGGAGCACTGCTGGCCGGAGTGAACGGGGCACTGCTGGCTCCTCCAAGTGGTGGACAGCTGCAGATGGGAGGAGGGAACCAGCAGGCGGCTTACCCGGCCTCGCCAATGGATGCCACTCCTTCGATGGTGACCGGAGGGTCGGGCATCTTCGGCCCGGTCGGCAGCGTCGGGGGCGGTCAACCCAGCACTTTTGGCTCCCCCACTGTGCGCGGGGACCGCTACCACCCGGACGCGGTGTTCGACCCATTCCGTCGCAACTCGCCCGCCCTGGGGTCTCCTGGCGCCGGTGGGGGCAGCACTCTGCCGATAAACAACAATTCCTTCGGGCTGGGCACGGGTCTTGGCGGCGTGTCTCCCCAGATGTGCAAGACCCCTCCGCCGAGCGGCCCCGAGAAAGCGGCCGTGCCTTCGGACTCCATCAAGAGGGACTTGGAAGTGGGAGAGAACATCGTAGGGGCTATCCTGGGCCCCAGAAGGAAATCGCTCGTCGAGATCCAGCGCTTCAGTGGTGCTGCCATCCAGATTTCAAAGAAGGGCATCTTTGCCCCTGGGACACGCAATCGTATTGTGAGCATCACGGGGTCGCCCAATGCGGTGTCGACTGCACAGTATCTGATCGAGCAGCAGATAGCGGAGGAAGAGGCCAAACGTGCCCAGCAGAATGCCATGGGGGTGCTACGTTAGCTCCTTAAGTGTTTACTTTGTGTCGTCATTGTTGATGCAGCTAATGGTTGTTGCCGATTAATCCCCATTTTTGAGCAAAGGCTGGGGGTGTGCACCTTGTTTTTTGAGAGCCTCGTTAAGAGCACGGCAGTTTGTTTTCGTGCTTGCCCTTTCCCCCTGCCCCAGTGAATTTGAACGGATGTTGCAACATAGTGTTATCGTACTGTAATAATATAACATTCTATACATATGTATATACACGATATACCTCTGTGTGTGTATATAGAGAGGAAGGTTGCTTCCAcatcttttttcctttttttatatttttgtcgAGGGAAAGGACAAGGTACGAGCACTGCTCTTGTGCTTGCAAGGACTGTTGTCGGGAAAAAACAAACTTTTGATACGAATAGGTTGCAACCATGAGAGCACTCGAGAACGTGCACGACCATCTAtcaatgcatttcgagagtcgcAACTAGGATGATACAAACGTGTTTTTGTTCTCGCGCTACCATCCGGTGTTTGTCACGCCTGCATTTCCATACAAagctgagtacgcttatgcagctcctTTCGGAAACGGCGTTCGTTATCCGGCAGGAGAAATTCGTTCATGAACCGTGCTGGGAGTCATGGAATGACGTGTAACTCGGCTGCAGCCGATGCCCGCAAACGGCCTCTCCGAGCATGCCGCCAGCGCAGCTGACGCGGCGTCAGGTAGCAGTAGCGCGTGCACTGCGGACGCTAACCTGTGCGGAGTCGTGGATGAGACGCCATCGATACGTCGGACTGCCGCGCGAGCCCTGCGGGTACTACTGCGACCAAGTCAGGCGTCCTACTAGAGCAGGGCCGGGGAACTGCGAGTGCCTCAGTCTTGCTCCAGAGTCGCAGCCACGTAGCAGCTTACAACTGACCGGGAGCGACGAGCTGGTCACGGAGAACAAACATAAAACAATTAGCAACGCCGGAAACAACTTGCCGGCCCAAACCGCCAACATACGTGGCACATGACATACGGGAACCCTCCACCGAACGGActcgggccccacgttgggcgccattgTGGGAAAACTACCGCCCTTGCCCAACTGGGCACAGGGCTCCCACTCCCGGGGCCTTCCGCATCCGTTCGCCTCGCCGGAGGTAGTACGAAACAACCATtcaaatagcagagaaacaacaaTTTATTACCATACTTGCATACCCTGCGATGCCAACGATCCGTGACCAGCTCGAGGATCCCCCGGGAAGTGTCACAATACAAACACGCCCGCCTTTTTAAGGGTACCGATGACAGTCTTCAGCGCCCCCTACTACTACACGTGTACGATATCAACGGACGATAAGCGGCTGCACCGGCCGCGAGATAAGTCACTATCACCAAACCCAACAGGCTGTcgatcgtgtttcgctggacagctGCGTCGCGAGTGTGGAAAGGTCCAATctgactgcaagccactcatttcTACCCAACTGGTTCACACGTCTAAAAGCCAGCATTGAAAGGTTGAACGTCACAAAACAGCGTACATCAACATGCCGCCGCCTggagtccttcctgctgttcacgctgctcatagccacttCGTGGTGCTAACCTAAAATTTAAAAAACGTGTTCAGGGTACGATGTACACATTTCAAAACACTCTCTATCCACCTACATAGAACAtcagtaaagttggcttcacctggttGCACGCATGCGTTTGGTGAAGCCCACCCCTAGGAACAAGCCTAGGATCCTTTTTTCTTAtagtgtgtgctttgcagttcaacttAAAAATTGATTTCAATGTTTaccaagcagaatggcaaagaaAATCCACAAACGATACTATGGAGAGAAGCGCGTTTATTCTTAAAAGCTTAATAACCAATTTTGTCACAAATACAGCGCCACAACAAAAAACATTTCAATGTTTATTAAGCATTGTGATGCTAACCCTATTGAAAAACAGTTTTTGATGGGCCACCAGAGCTGATGTCTGGGGTGTTTTTGGACCTTGATGGACTGATTAACCACCAGCCCTGATTCCACCAGCCTTGACTGGCTGAATGCCCCCACCAGCCCTGATGTGCAGTATATGTACATCCACAGACGTGCATGTGCGTATATGCATATTTGCTGGAGTTGATATAGTAG is a window encoding:
- the LOC135396042 gene encoding RNA-binding protein Pasilla-like, whose amino-acid sequence is MATGLGGVNGCPEPDIGDSRKRPLDSELDIGATKRSHHGGGNGTYHFKILVPAVAAGAIIGKGGETIALLQKEAGARVKMSKSNDFYPGTTERVCLITGSVEGVLRIHEFIMEKIKEKPDPNAKIAIDFDHKQPAEREKQVKILVPNSTAGMIIGKGGSYIKQIKEESSAYVQISQKSKDHALAERCITVIGELDNNKKACQLILAQIVEDPQSGSCLHVSYAEVTGPVANFNPTGSPYANPSSVHSTANKSNASYSSNGSLNSLSPTASGNYGSPPQGAVAQFTGMPPNMSGSVAQLLENIKAMLRSNGYTEQATADIASAMGTLASYGVLGPNLGALLAGVNGALLAPPSGGQLQMGGGNQQAAYPASPMDATPSMVTGGSGIFGPVGSVGGGQPSTFGSPTVRGDRYHPDAVFDPFRRNSPALGSPGAGGGSTLPINNNSFGLGTGLGGVSPQMCKTPPPSGPEKAAVPSDSIKRDLEVGENIVGAILGPRRKSLVEIQRFSGAAIQISKKGIFAPGTRNRIVSITGSPNAVSTAQYLIEQQIAEEEAKRAQQNAMGVLR